One window of Dechloromonas sp. ZY10 genomic DNA carries:
- the argB gene encoding acetylglutamate kinase encodes MSLENLAPGIKAAVLAEALPYIKRFHGRTIVVKYGGNAMTEEHLKNCFARDVVLLKLVGFNIVVVHGGGPQIETLLARVGKKGEFIQGMRVTDTETMEVVEMVLGGQVNKDIVNLINQHGGKAVGLTGKDGNFIRAKKLMLENKDNPGDLIDVGQVGEITSVDPSLIGLLESGAFIPVIAPIGVGKDGETYNINADVVAGKIAEVLKAEKLVLLTNTPGVLDKAGNLLTGITPKEIDGMVEDGTLSGGMLPKISSALDAARNGVKGVHIIDGRVEHALLLEILTDHGVGTMIKSH; translated from the coding sequence ATGAGTCTCGAAAACCTCGCCCCCGGCATCAAGGCCGCCGTTCTGGCCGAAGCCCTGCCCTACATCAAGCGCTTCCACGGCCGCACCATCGTCGTCAAATACGGTGGCAATGCGATGACCGAAGAACACCTGAAAAACTGCTTCGCGCGCGACGTGGTGCTGCTCAAGCTGGTCGGCTTCAATATCGTCGTGGTACACGGCGGCGGCCCGCAGATCGAAACCCTGCTCGCCCGCGTCGGCAAGAAGGGCGAATTCATTCAGGGCATGCGCGTCACCGACACCGAGACCATGGAAGTGGTCGAGATGGTCCTCGGCGGCCAGGTCAACAAGGACATCGTCAATCTGATCAACCAGCACGGCGGCAAGGCCGTTGGCCTCACCGGCAAGGATGGCAACTTCATCCGCGCCAAGAAGCTGATGCTGGAAAACAAGGACAACCCGGGCGACCTGATCGACGTCGGCCAGGTCGGCGAGATCACTTCGGTCGACCCGTCGCTGATCGGCCTGCTCGAATCCGGCGCCTTCATTCCGGTGATCGCCCCGATCGGTGTCGGCAAGGATGGCGAGACCTACAACATCAACGCCGACGTGGTCGCCGGTAAAATCGCCGAAGTGCTCAAGGCGGAAAAGCTGGTGCTGCTGACCAACACCCCGGGCGTGCTCGACAAGGCCGGCAACCTGCTGACCGGAATCACCCCCAAGGAAATCGACGGCATGGTCGAGGACGGCACGCTGTCCGGCGGCATGCTGCCCAAGATCAGTTCGGCGCTCGATGCCGCCCGCAACGGCGTCAAGGGTGTACACATCATCGACGGCCGCGTCGAACACGCGCTGCTACTGGAAATCCTGACCGACCACGGCGTCGGCACGATGATCAAGTCGCACTGA
- a CDS encoding pyrimidine 5'-nucleotidase gives MSPPPTWLFDLDNTLHNASARIFPHINRAMREYIERHLGLDRYAADRLRADYWRRYGATLLGLVRHHATDPQHFLDETHRFPDLERMIVFEKPLLHALKRLPGRKILFTNGPAAYANAVLALTGLQRHFDSVYSVERLRFQPKPSRAAFDIVLRNERLTPHRCILVEDSLENLVTAKKLGMRTVWINTGMRQSPFVDLKLRSVRELPHRYGRL, from the coding sequence ATGTCACCGCCCCCCACCTGGCTCTTCGACCTCGACAACACCCTGCACAATGCCTCGGCACGGATTTTTCCGCACATCAACCGGGCCATGCGCGAGTACATCGAACGCCATCTCGGCCTCGACCGATACGCTGCCGACCGCCTGCGCGCCGACTACTGGCGGCGCTACGGCGCGACCCTGCTTGGACTGGTCCGCCATCACGCGACCGACCCGCAGCATTTTCTCGACGAAACCCATCGTTTCCCCGACCTGGAACGGATGATCGTCTTCGAGAAGCCCTTGCTGCACGCGCTGAAGCGCCTGCCCGGGCGCAAGATCCTGTTCACCAACGGCCCCGCCGCTTACGCCAACGCGGTTCTGGCGCTGACCGGACTGCAGCGCCATTTCGATAGCGTTTATAGCGTCGAGCGCCTGCGCTTTCAGCCCAAACCGAGCCGTGCCGCCTTCGACATCGTTCTCCGCAACGAGCGACTGACGCCTCACCGCTGCATCCTGGTTGAGGACAGCCTGGAAAATCTGGTTACTGCCAAGAAACTGGGAATGCGAACGGTCTGGATCAATACCGGAATGCGCCAGTCGCCGTTTGTCGACCTCAAGCTGCGTTCGGTCCGCGAATTACCCCACCGCTACGGTCGACTATAA
- the slmA gene encoding nucleoid occlusion factor SlmA, translating to MASKPGERRLQILQTLAGMLESPQGEKITTAALAARLACSEAALYRHFASKAQMYDGLIEFIEQSLFGVINRITGEEPDGLRQVEAILGLLLNFAQKNRGMTRVLIGDALVHENERLQLRINALLDKLEAALKQALRIAATQGTLAEQADFAALANLLRCYAVGRWEQYARSGFSREPLASWPQQWPMLYCACLSQAGR from the coding sequence ATGGCCAGCAAACCCGGAGAACGCCGCCTGCAGATTCTGCAAACCCTCGCCGGTATGCTCGAAAGCCCGCAAGGCGAAAAAATCACCACCGCTGCCCTGGCAGCCCGCCTTGCATGCTCGGAAGCCGCGCTCTACCGCCACTTTGCAAGCAAGGCCCAGATGTATGACGGCCTGATCGAATTCATCGAACAAAGCCTGTTTGGCGTAATCAACCGGATCACCGGTGAAGAACCAGACGGCCTCCGTCAGGTCGAGGCCATCCTGGGTCTGCTACTCAACTTTGCCCAGAAGAACCGGGGCATGACGCGGGTTTTGATTGGCGATGCGCTGGTACACGAAAACGAACGCCTGCAACTGCGGATCAATGCCCTGCTCGACAAGCTCGAGGCCGCGCTCAAGCAGGCTCTGCGCATCGCCGCAACGCAGGGCACTCTGGCCGAGCAAGCCGATTTTGCAGCGCTCGCCAACCTGCTGCGCTGCTACGCCGTCGGGCGCTGGGAACAATACGCACGCAGCGGTTTCTCCCGCGAACCCTTGGCTAGTTGGCCGCAGCAATGGCCAATGCTGTATTGCGCCTGCCTGTCGCAGGCCGGTCGTTAG
- the hemB gene encoding porphobilinogen synthase, whose product MAVTGVFSATRMRRMRRDDFSRRLMRESVLTVDDFIYPVFVLEGAGRVEKVASMPGVERQSLDVLLRTAERAAKLGIPALALFPVVDASLKSLAAEEAYNPEGLVPRVVQALKREFPELGVITDVALDPYTSHGQDGLIDANGYVLNDETLEVLVKQALCHAQAGADVVAPSDMMDGRIGRIRQALENQGQIYTRILAYSAKYASAFYGPFRDAVGSAANLGKGNKYTYQMDPANTDEALREVALDLEEGADMVMVKPGMPYLDIVRRVKDEFKVPTYAYQVSGEYAMLKAAAQNGWLNEEACVLESLLAFKRAGADGILTYFALDAAEYLAGR is encoded by the coding sequence ATGGCGGTAACCGGCGTTTTTTCTGCAACCCGCATGCGGCGCATGCGGCGCGATGATTTTTCCCGTCGCCTGATGCGCGAATCGGTGCTCACTGTCGATGATTTTATCTATCCGGTATTCGTTCTCGAGGGAGCTGGCCGGGTTGAGAAGGTGGCGTCGATGCCCGGGGTTGAGCGTCAGTCGCTGGATGTCCTGTTGCGTACTGCCGAGCGTGCAGCCAAGCTGGGTATTCCCGCCTTGGCGTTGTTTCCGGTGGTCGATGCATCGCTCAAGTCCCTGGCCGCCGAAGAAGCGTACAACCCGGAGGGGCTGGTGCCGCGCGTGGTACAGGCCTTGAAGCGGGAATTCCCCGAACTGGGGGTGATTACCGATGTCGCACTCGACCCTTACACCAGCCATGGCCAGGATGGCTTGATCGACGCCAACGGTTACGTACTCAACGACGAAACTCTGGAGGTGCTGGTCAAGCAGGCCTTGTGTCATGCCCAGGCGGGGGCCGATGTGGTTGCGCCGTCGGATATGATGGATGGCCGGATCGGGCGTATCCGTCAGGCTTTGGAAAACCAGGGGCAGATTTACACGCGGATTCTGGCCTACTCAGCCAAATATGCGTCGGCCTTCTACGGCCCGTTCCGCGATGCCGTCGGTTCGGCGGCCAATCTTGGCAAGGGCAACAAATACACCTATCAGATGGACCCGGCCAACACTGACGAAGCCTTGCGTGAAGTCGCTCTTGATCTTGAAGAGGGGGCTGACATGGTAATGGTCAAGCCGGGCATGCCGTATCTCGACATCGTTCGGCGAGTCAAGGACGAGTTCAAAGTGCCGACCTACGCTTATCAGGTCAGCGGGGAGTACGCGATGCTCAAGGCTGCTGCCCAAAACGGCTGGCTCAATGAGGAGGCCTGTGTCCTGGAAAGCCTGCTTGCCTTCAAGCGAGCAGGGGCCGACGGGATTCTCACCTACTTCGCGCTCGATGCAGCCGAGTATCTTGCCGGCCGTTAG
- the yihA gene encoding ribosome biogenesis GTP-binding protein YihA/YsxC, whose protein sequence is MPLFQKAVFHTTVAHLRDLPTDARSEVAFAGRSNAGKSSAINTLAGRVRLAFVSKTPGRTQHLNYFTLAEGKYFVDLPGYGFAKAPEEIRAQWEGLIGPYLTRRGPLVGLVLIMDIRRPFTDLDRRMIDWFRPTGRPLHILLSKADKLSRQDQTKVLRAVRAEIATWTEGSNGGRYSAQLFSSLKKTGIEEAEQVLAGWLDMPLPEPRQAAPKTPPATAAVKQKAPG, encoded by the coding sequence ATGCCTTTGTTCCAGAAAGCTGTTTTTCACACCACCGTGGCGCACCTGCGCGACTTGCCTACCGACGCCCGTAGCGAGGTGGCTTTCGCTGGCCGTTCGAATGCCGGCAAATCTTCGGCGATTAACACCCTGGCAGGCCGTGTGCGGCTCGCCTTCGTCAGTAAAACGCCAGGGCGGACGCAGCACCTGAATTATTTCACGCTGGCCGAAGGCAAGTATTTCGTCGACCTCCCGGGATATGGTTTTGCCAAGGCGCCCGAGGAAATTCGTGCCCAATGGGAAGGGTTGATCGGTCCCTATCTGACCCGGCGCGGACCATTGGTCGGCTTGGTACTGATCATGGATATCCGGCGCCCTTTCACCGATCTCGATCGGCGCATGATTGACTGGTTCCGGCCGACTGGCCGACCGCTGCATATCCTGCTCTCGAAGGCCGATAAGCTCAGCCGCCAGGACCAGACCAAGGTATTGCGCGCGGTGCGGGCGGAAATTGCCACCTGGACCGAAGGCAGCAACGGCGGCCGGTATTCGGCACAGTTGTTTTCGAGTCTGAAAAAGACCGGGATCGAAGAGGCGGAACAGGTTCTTGCCGGCTGGCTCGACATGCCTTTGCCTGAGCCTCGGCAGGCAGCGCCGAAAACGCCCCCAGCAACGGCTGCGGTCAAACAAAAAGCCCCCGGATAA
- a CDS encoding cytochrome c, with protein sequence MIRTAAMAILLATSFVTHASDEAKAKADPAKGKAIAETVCVACHGADGNSAASANPHLAGQIEEYLFKQLKNFKAADGKPAARNNPIMGGMVAGLSEEDMKNVAAWFSSQKLKPASAKDESKLALGQKLWRQGDFKKGIPACAGCHGPAGAGMPAQYPRLSGQFAEYTEAQLKAFRVDERNNDPEKMMRTIAAKLSDVEIKAVSEYAAGLR encoded by the coding sequence ATGATTCGTACCGCGGCAATGGCAATCCTCCTCGCCACCAGTTTCGTTACCCACGCTTCCGATGAAGCCAAGGCCAAGGCCGACCCTGCCAAGGGCAAAGCCATCGCCGAAACCGTTTGCGTGGCCTGCCACGGCGCCGACGGCAACAGCGCTGCCTCGGCTAACCCGCATCTGGCCGGGCAGATCGAGGAATACCTGTTCAAGCAACTGAAAAACTTCAAGGCCGCCGACGGCAAGCCCGCCGCCCGGAACAACCCGATCATGGGCGGCATGGTTGCCGGCTTGTCGGAAGAAGACATGAAGAACGTCGCTGCCTGGTTCTCCAGCCAGAAGCTGAAGCCAGCTTCCGCCAAGGACGAATCCAAGCTTGCTCTCGGCCAGAAGCTGTGGCGCCAGGGCGACTTCAAGAAGGGTATCCCGGCCTGTGCCGGCTGCCACGGCCCAGCCGGCGCTGGCATGCCCGCCCAGTACCCGCGCCTGTCCGGCCAATTCGCCGAATACACCGAGGCCCAGCTGAAGGCCTTCCGTGTTGACGAGCGCAACAATGACCCGGAAAAGATGATGCGCACGATTGCCGCCAAGCTTTCTGACGTCGAAATCAAGGCCGTTTCGGAATACGCCGCCGGTCTGCGCTAA
- a CDS encoding CBS domain-containing protein — protein MKTLKQLLAEKQHPLAVVSPADTVFHALGVMAQHDVGALLVLDGEALVGIFSERDYARKVILHGKASKDTPVRDIMSERVVYVTPDQTLDQCMALMTEKRFRHLPVLNTDGSVAGIISIGDLVKETISSQQFIIDELARYISS, from the coding sequence ATGAAAACGCTCAAGCAACTGCTCGCCGAAAAACAGCATCCGCTCGCCGTCGTTTCTCCCGCCGATACCGTTTTTCACGCTCTCGGCGTGATGGCGCAGCACGACGTTGGCGCCTTGCTGGTACTTGATGGCGAGGCACTGGTCGGCATTTTTTCCGAACGTGATTACGCCCGCAAGGTGATCCTGCACGGCAAAGCCTCAAAGGACACCCCGGTACGCGACATCATGAGCGAGCGCGTAGTCTACGTCACCCCCGATCAAACCCTGGATCAGTGCATGGCGCTGATGACCGAAAAACGTTTCCGCCATCTGCCGGTACTCAATACCGACGGCAGCGTCGCCGGAATCATCTCGATTGGCGACCTGGTCAAGGAAACCATCAGTTCGCAGCAGTTCATCATCGATGAACTGGCGCGTTACATCAGCAGCTAA
- a CDS encoding HDOD domain-containing protein has protein sequence MSVTDCRHHKLLTRITSDLAGQANFPTCLDAAVAVRNTLQQEQVTLEMLREAVAGSPLIAARILRLANASAYNPGGKVIADLGSAISRIGFEAVRSISLAIAIAQMNAPQQPPHFAAIAAATLEHSLQVAAIARTLARTLGRINPDEAMLAGLVHDIGIFYLLYHAAEASDYRQDSALLDDLLACHHEAIGEQLLLALALPGRIIRAVSEHEHLQHVETPSSIRDVLYFANLLATPVASEISLDLPAAERELRQLDRERYQAILSHAEDHIADLRTALAAA, from the coding sequence ATGTCCGTTACCGACTGCCGCCACCATAAGCTTCTCACTCGCATTACCAGCGATTTGGCCGGGCAGGCCAATTTCCCCACCTGCCTGGATGCGGCAGTCGCAGTGCGCAATACCTTGCAGCAAGAGCAGGTCACGCTGGAAATGCTGCGTGAGGCAGTGGCGGGCTCGCCGCTGATTGCGGCCCGTATTCTTCGCTTGGCCAATGCCAGCGCCTACAACCCGGGTGGCAAAGTGATTGCCGACCTGGGGTCAGCAATCAGTCGGATCGGCTTCGAGGCGGTCCGCAGCATTTCGCTGGCCATCGCCATTGCCCAGATGAACGCGCCGCAGCAACCACCTCATTTTGCAGCCATTGCTGCCGCCACGCTGGAGCACTCGCTACAGGTGGCGGCAATAGCCCGCACACTGGCGCGCACCCTCGGCCGAATCAACCCGGACGAAGCAATGCTGGCCGGACTGGTGCACGACATCGGGATCTTTTACCTGCTTTATCACGCTGCCGAAGCCAGTGATTACCGCCAAGACTCAGCGTTGCTCGACGATCTGCTCGCCTGCCACCATGAGGCTATCGGCGAGCAGTTGCTGCTGGCCCTGGCCCTGCCCGGACGGATCATTCGTGCCGTCAGCGAACATGAGCACCTGCAGCACGTCGAGACCCCCTCCTCGATCCGCGACGTCCTGTACTTCGCCAACCTGCTCGCCACCCCGGTAGCAAGCGAAATCTCGCTGGACCTGCCCGCAGCCGAACGCGAATTGCGCCAACTTGACCGCGAGCGCTATCAGGCCATTCTGAGCCATGCCGAAGATCACATTGCCGACCTGCGAACCGCCCTCGCTGCCGCCTGA